A window of Candidatus Eisenbacteria bacterium genomic DNA:
GCTTGGTGCGGATGCTTGCGTCACGCTGGGTCTCGCGATCGCCGCACCGTCCCTCGCTGCCGCGCTTGGGAAAGCGTCGAGCTACGAGTTCACCGACCCCCATTTCCATCGTTTGAACGCGTTCGGCAACCGCCGTGACGCAGCTCGATATCTTTCTGGCCGGCGCGAAGAGGAACAGTGGAACGGTTACTTCCGTCAGCGGAGGGCTGTCGCATCGCACGCATGCCTTCTCTGCGGAGCAAAGGGCCCAAGGGGGTCAGGAGAACACCATGAAATCACTCGAGCGAAGAGCTCAACTGCCGGGCCTGCTGGCGATGGCCATGACTCTCATTCTGGGTGTGTGCGCATCGGGCCCGGTGACCGCCGCGACCAAGAGCTCGAAGTCGTCCAAGCAGGCGGCGACGCGCACCGAGCACGATCTGCTGGGTGAGAAGCAGATCCCCGCCAATGCGTACTACGGCGTGCAAACACTGCGCGGAATCGAGAACTTCCAGCTGTCCGGCGTGACCATCGATCACTATCCGGGTTTCGTCGAGGCGTGGGCGATCGTGAAGCTGGCGGCCGCGCGGGCCAACACGGAAGTCGGCGCGATGAAGCCGGAGCGTCTGGCGATGATCGAGAAGGCCTGCAAGGCGGTGATGGACGGCAAGTATCACGACCAGTTCAAGGTCGACTGGTACCAGGGTGGAGCCGGCACCTCCACCAACATGAACGCCAATGAAGTGCTGGCGAACGTCGGCCTCGAGCTCGGTGGCCACAAGAAGGGGCAATACCAGTATCTCGAGCCCCACGATGACCTCAACATGTCGCAGTCGACCAACGACTCCTACCCCACCGCAATCAAGGTCGCGGTCATGCTGCGCAACGACAAGCTCGTCGAAGAGCTCAAGAAGCTGTCGGCCTCCTTCCGCGCCAAAGGCGACGCCTATCTCAGGATCGTGAAGATGGGCCGCACCGAGCTTCAGGACGCGGTGCCCATGACCGTGGGCCAGGAGTTCCACGCGTTCGCGGCCTCGCTCGACGCCGAAGTCGCCTTCTTGAAGGACGCGGAGAAGTACCTGTACGTCCAGAACATGGGCGCGACCGCGATCGGCACCGGCATCAACGTTCCCAAGGGCTACGTGGAGAAGTGCTCCGCGCAGCTTGCCCAGCTGACCAAGAAGCCGATCGTGCCGGCCGCTGACATGCTCGCCGCCACCTGGGAGCAGCAGGGCTTCGTGATCTACTCCTCGGCGCTGAAGAGCACGGCCATCAAGCTGTCGAAGATCGCGAGCGATCTCATCCTGCTCGCCTCGGGGCCGCGCGCCGGCCTTGCCGAGATCAACCTTCCGGCGATCCAGCCGGGTTCATCGATCATGCCCGGCAAGGTCAACCCAGTGGTCCCTGAAGTCGTGAACGTGGTCGCGTTCCGGGTCATTGGCAACGACGTCGGCGTCGCGCTGGCCGCGCACAGCGGACAGCTCCAGCTCAACGCCTACGAGCCGCTCGCCGGGATCAACATGATGGAATCCCAGCACCTGCTCCACAACGTGTCGCAGTTGCTGCGCACCAAGTGCGTCGACGGCATCACGGTGAACGAGAAGGTCCTAGCCCGCTACATGGAGACCACCGTCGGCATCGTCACCGCCCTGAATCCGGTGCTGGGCTACGAAAAGGCCACCGAGCTGGCCAACGAGGCCTACAAGAGCGGGAAGGGAGTCCTCGAGGTCATCCGCGAGAAGAAGATCTTGACCGAAGAGCAGATCACCGAGCTGCTCGATCCCATCAAGCTGACCAATCTGGACGTCAGCCTGTATCAACCCAAGTAGGCCGAGGAGGACGAGTCATATGAGAACGCTGCGTTGGATCAGTGCGTTGAGCGTCATGGCGGTGATCGCCGTCGGCGCGGCCTGCGCACAGACTGCGAAGTCGCAGACCAAGCCAGCCGCGAAGCCGAAGGTCATCATCGTCGCGACCGGTGGAACCATCGCCGGCTCGGCCAGCTCCGGAACGTCGGCGGGCTATCAATCGGGCGCGGTCGGCGTCGACATCCTCATCAACGCCGTCCCTCAGCTCAAGGACATCGCCACGGTCTCGGGCGAGCAGATCGCGAGCATCGGCAGCCAGGACATGAACGACGAGGTGTGGCTGAAGCTCGGCAAGCGCGTGAACGAGATCCTCGCCAAGCCGGACGTTTCGGGCATCGCGATCACGCACGGCACCGACACCATGGAGGAGACGTCCTACTTCCTGAACCTGGTGGTGAAGAGCGACAAGCCGGTGGTGC
This region includes:
- a CDS encoding aspartate ammonia-lyase produces the protein MKSLERRAQLPGLLAMAMTLILGVCASGPVTAATKSSKSSKQAATRTEHDLLGEKQIPANAYYGVQTLRGIENFQLSGVTIDHYPGFVEAWAIVKLAAARANTEVGAMKPERLAMIEKACKAVMDGKYHDQFKVDWYQGGAGTSTNMNANEVLANVGLELGGHKKGQYQYLEPHDDLNMSQSTNDSYPTAIKVAVMLRNDKLVEELKKLSASFRAKGDAYLRIVKMGRTELQDAVPMTVGQEFHAFAASLDAEVAFLKDAEKYLYVQNMGATAIGTGINVPKGYVEKCSAQLAQLTKKPIVPAADMLAATWEQQGFVIYSSALKSTAIKLSKIASDLILLASGPRAGLAEINLPAIQPGSSIMPGKVNPVVPEVVNVVAFRVIGNDVGVALAAHSGQLQLNAYEPLAGINMMESQHLLHNVSQLLRTKCVDGITVNEKVLARYMETTVGIVTALNPVLGYEKATELANEAYKSGKGVLEVIREKKILTEEQITELLDPIKLTNLDVSLYQPK